A window of the Apodemus sylvaticus chromosome 15, mApoSyl1.1, whole genome shotgun sequence genome harbors these coding sequences:
- the Ripply3 gene encoding protein ripply3, whose amino-acid sequence MRPEAAGAREARGRLCHCPGDDPGRPPLPRGPESSIPAPWRPWTSPPRGDAELTRTEPRCEPWGDQHTLGSKGAFGFRHPVRLYLPISKRQEYLKSSGEKVLASFPVQATIHFYNDDSESGSEEEQEEEAQSNYLQCLEAEVRESAQEERAE is encoded by the exons ATGAGACCCGAGGCGGCCGGAGCCCGGGAGGCACGGGGACGCCTCTGCCACTGTCCAGGGGATGATCCCGGGAGGCCACCGCTACCACGCGGGCCCGAAAG TTCCATTCCAGCCCCGTGGAGACCATGGACTTCGCCGCCCAGAGGAGATGCTGAACTGACCAGAACTGAACCTCGG TGTGAGCCTTGGGGGGACCAACACACTTTGGGATCAAAGGGAGCCTTTGGATTCCGGCATCCTGTCAG ACTTTACTTACCCATTTCAAAGCGTCAAGAATACCTGAAGAGTTCTGGGGAAAAAGTGCTGGCCAGCTTCCCAGTGCAAGCCACCATTCATTTCTACAACGATGACTCTGAGTCTGGCTctgaggaggagcaagaggaggaggccCAGTCCAACTACCTTCAGTGCCTGGAGGCAGAAGTCAGGGAATCTGCTCAGGAGGAAAGGGCAGAGTAA